The Methanomethylovorans hollandica DSM 15978 genome includes a region encoding these proteins:
- the argJ gene encoding bifunctional ornithine acetyltransferase/N-acetylglutamate synthase, with amino-acid sequence MKPIDGGICAVKGVKAWGIKPGKMGLGVIVAEGNAAGVFTRNKVIAAPLVVTKEHLQKHGKLSALIVNSGNANAFTGEQGLEDAREMASMLADALSLDPEQVAVASTGVIGRRLDIKWIASNLLDVIASLKADHEGSRAAARSIMTTDTTMKEIAIELDSGVRIGAIAKGAGMIEPNMGTMLCFAYTDAKMPSASLQECLTRTVDKSFNMVVVDGDTSTNDMVLLTATGKSGIEPVPAAFQQGLDHVLTELGKMIAADGEGATRLIEAKVTGALSDEDARIAAKAIVRSPLVKSAVFGKDPNWGRVTAAVGYSGAEVDQHKLSLAFSDGKNMIELVSRGKVQGTSESALSLLGEIMGGSKVYIIVDLGLGESSATAWGCDLTYDYVRINAEYTT; translated from the coding sequence ATGAAACCGATAGATGGTGGTATTTGTGCTGTAAAGGGTGTTAAAGCCTGGGGTATCAAACCCGGTAAGATGGGTCTTGGAGTGATCGTGGCAGAAGGCAATGCTGCTGGAGTGTTTACCAGGAACAAGGTCATTGCTGCTCCTCTGGTAGTTACAAAGGAGCATCTTCAAAAACATGGCAAGCTCAGTGCCTTAATAGTCAACAGCGGCAATGCAAATGCTTTTACCGGTGAACAGGGTCTTGAAGATGCAAGGGAAATGGCCAGCATGCTGGCGGATGCGTTGTCCCTGGATCCTGAACAGGTGGCAGTAGCTTCTACCGGTGTCATTGGCAGGCGGCTGGACATAAAATGGATAGCTTCGAACCTTCTGGATGTCATAGCTTCATTAAAAGCAGATCACGAAGGCAGCCGTGCAGCAGCAAGGTCCATAATGACCACTGATACGACAATGAAAGAGATAGCTATTGAACTTGATAGCGGTGTCCGTATCGGGGCCATTGCCAAAGGTGCTGGTATGATAGAGCCCAACATGGGCACAATGCTATGTTTTGCTTACACGGATGCAAAAATGCCTTCAGCCTCATTGCAAGAATGCCTTACCAGGACTGTGGACAAAAGTTTTAATATGGTAGTAGTGGATGGTGACACAAGTACCAATGATATGGTGCTCTTAACAGCAACAGGTAAGTCTGGTATTGAGCCAGTGCCAGCTGCGTTCCAGCAGGGGCTTGACCATGTGTTGACAGAGCTTGGAAAAATGATAGCTGCAGATGGCGAAGGGGCCACAAGGCTCATAGAGGCAAAGGTAACAGGTGCCCTATCTGATGAAGATGCTCGTATAGCAGCAAAGGCCATTGTACGCTCACCACTTGTGAAGTCGGCAGTATTTGGTAAAGATCCTAACTGGGGGCGTGTAACAGCAGCAGTGGGTTATTCCGGTGCAGAGGTAGATCAGCACAAGCTATCGCTGGCTTTCTCAGATGGCAAGAACATGATCGAATTAGTCAGCAGGGGTAAGGTCCAGGGGACAAGTGAGTCAGCTCTCTCTTTGCTTGGGGAAATAATGGGCGGATCGAAAGTGTATATCATAGTTGACCTGGGATTGGGGGAAAGCAGTGCTACAGCCTGGGGTTGTGATCTTACTTATGATTATGTGCGCATAAATGCTGAGTACACTACATAA
- a CDS encoding CBS domain-containing protein, translating to MQVKDIMNTDVIVCDPHTTISEASQLLKKHNISGLPVVEEGRVVGIVSEGDLLKLLEVPEHGGLWLPSPFEVIEIPIRELLNWEETKHMLDDIGSKPVSEIMQKNVHLISPENSIQDAVRLITKHKVNRLPVVEDDILVGIITRGDIIHGLGGNTEQ from the coding sequence ATGCAAGTCAAAGACATAATGAATACCGATGTGATCGTATGTGATCCTCACACAACCATAAGTGAGGCTTCTCAGCTGCTCAAAAAGCATAACATTAGTGGCCTTCCGGTTGTAGAAGAGGGAAGGGTTGTAGGCATAGTCTCAGAAGGCGACCTTCTCAAATTGCTGGAAGTTCCTGAGCATGGAGGTCTGTGGCTGCCCAGTCCCTTTGAGGTAATAGAGATACCCATACGTGAACTTCTGAACTGGGAGGAAACTAAACACATGCTTGATGACATTGGTTCAAAGCCTGTCAGCGAGATCATGCAAAAGAATGTGCATTTGATATCCCCTGAAAACAGTATCCAGGATGCGGTCAGGCTTATCACGAAGCACAAGGTGAACCGCCTCCCGGTTGTAGAGGATGATATTCTGGTCGGTATCATCACTCGTGGTGATATCATACACGGGCTTGGAGGGAATACGGAGCAATGA
- a CDS encoding disaggregatase related repeat-containing protein, with protein sequence MDNICFKIFKRFSAHRWAKSRYVFLLVLWLSSSFYSTSATFSAKYNFAKNKNNTTFKQTSFSVLGLVFCFLCFSIIGSGISSAANAYVAASGSADYICDGTNDHVEINKALAYVKSTGGGTVYLKGPNTYWIDSTLYIGSNTKLTGDSTAEIKLVPKAGWSSNVPMIRGDTGAKNIMITGFIIDGNSETQGVPFGRSYYNLINFVDSSNIEVSNMRFEWSCNDGVQVRGGSNIVFTHNDVYKIGHDAFHILYSNNGEVAYNTVFTRTNSACRLFGGASDFTVHDNIIYSDGGGTSTGPAIEIDKTNSLGNLSFNNIEIYNNKISTMRGSGILMVAAYTDNVIRAKNVYIHNNTFTKVGQDPLNTGYTNAAITMQNFDNTIIENNVFDDGGNAAIKWHVWSGYPNHDAFVSVAQQKAQFTTYVRNNVIMNNDGMSGVTGSGVGIWNTQPSYAKFIVQSNNFYNNKNGDTYGGGFTMSNNVNTAPSTSDSTTTTPSPAGSTSYSPTYDNGLRTSSPTSAFPTINYIDIGRNSASCRDLMMFDLSNYKTTDVISKATLSLYWYYPAGKTRTSDTVVQIYRPAADWDPRYVSWTNRASSTKWTTAGGNWFDKNNVAQGATPYASLTFAGSKVPDNKYYDFDVTQLVQEYVSGKYKNTGFFLKAKTESGNYIAFYSSEWTNAAQRPKLTVISGTSTGDQMPVANAGADKTGTVGSAVTFDGSASIDDKGIVSYSWDFDASNGITSEASTVSATKTYTTARTYTVTLTVTDTIGQKSTDTLQVVVSAVPPPTSTVSYPPTYDNRLRDATPTTLLSTSTYVDIGRSTSSFRDVMLFDLSSYKTTDTISKATLSLYWYYPAGATRTSDTIVEVYRPLEWNPQYVTWNSRMSGVLWSNAGGSWFDKNNVAQGATPYASLTFAGSKVPDNKYYDFDVTQLVQEYVSGKYKNTGFFLKAKTESGNYIAFYSSEWTNAAQRPKLTVTKGASTGDPMPVANAGADKTGTVGSAVTFDGSASIDDKGIVSYSWDFDASNGITSEASTVSATKTYTTARTYTVTLTVTDTIGQKSTDTLQVTVSGTPPPTSTVSYAPTSDNRLRSDTPSSVLSTTTYLDIGKSTPVCRDVMIFDLSSYKTTDMISKATLSLYWYYPAGKTRTSDTIVEVYRPLEWNPQYVTWNSRMSGVLWSNAGGSWYDKNNVAQGATPYASLTFAGSKVPDNKYYDFDVTQLVQEYVSVKYKNTGFFLKAKVESGNYIAFYSSEWTNAAQRPKLTVTKA encoded by the coding sequence ATGGATAATATATGTTTTAAGATTTTTAAAAGATTTAGTGCCCATAGGTGGGCTAAATCACGTTATGTGTTCTTACTTGTTTTATGGTTGAGCAGTTCTTTTTACTCAACATCAGCTACTTTCTCTGCAAAATACAATTTCGCTAAAAATAAAAACAACACCACCTTTAAACAAACATCTTTTTCTGTCCTTGGATTAGTATTTTGTTTCCTGTGTTTTTCAATAATCGGATCCGGTATATCATCTGCAGCAAATGCATATGTTGCGGCGAGTGGAAGTGCCGACTACATTTGTGACGGAACGAATGATCATGTTGAAATAAATAAAGCACTGGCATACGTAAAAAGTACTGGTGGCGGTACTGTATACCTGAAAGGTCCAAACACATACTGGATAGATAGCACTCTTTACATCGGCTCAAACACAAAACTCACAGGTGACTCCACTGCTGAAATAAAACTTGTTCCAAAGGCAGGTTGGTCCAGCAATGTTCCAATGATCCGAGGTGATACCGGAGCAAAGAATATCATGATCACCGGATTTATTATCGATGGAAACAGCGAAACTCAGGGTGTTCCTTTTGGAAGAAGCTATTATAATCTAATAAATTTTGTAGATTCTAGTAACATAGAAGTATCCAACATGCGTTTTGAATGGAGTTGTAACGATGGTGTACAGGTAAGAGGAGGCAGTAACATCGTTTTTACTCATAATGATGTTTACAAGATTGGGCATGATGCTTTTCACATACTTTACTCGAATAATGGTGAAGTTGCATACAACACTGTCTTCACACGGACAAATAGTGCGTGCAGGTTATTCGGCGGTGCCTCTGATTTTACTGTTCATGATAATATAATCTATTCTGACGGGGGCGGCACATCAACAGGGCCGGCAATAGAGATCGATAAAACCAATAGTTTAGGCAATTTGTCCTTTAATAATATAGAAATATATAATAATAAGATAAGTACCATGAGAGGTTCAGGAATCTTGATGGTTGCAGCATATACTGATAATGTCATAAGGGCAAAGAATGTCTATATACATAACAATACTTTTACAAAAGTAGGACAGGATCCTTTGAATACCGGATACACCAATGCAGCGATCACAATGCAGAATTTTGATAATACTATCATCGAGAATAATGTATTTGATGATGGTGGTAATGCTGCAATAAAATGGCATGTATGGTCTGGGTATCCAAATCATGATGCTTTTGTATCTGTTGCACAACAAAAGGCACAGTTCACCACTTATGTGAGGAACAATGTCATAATGAACAATGATGGAATGAGTGGGGTTACAGGCTCAGGAGTGGGTATATGGAACACACAGCCATCCTATGCAAAGTTCATAGTTCAGAGCAACAATTTTTACAATAATAAGAATGGGGACACATATGGAGGAGGTTTCACAATGAGCAACAATGTGAATACAGCTCCATCTACCAGCGATTCAACAACTACCACACCATCTCCAGCAGGATCGACCTCATATTCTCCGACCTATGACAATGGACTGAGGACTTCATCCCCGACAAGTGCATTCCCCACTATAAACTATATTGATATTGGAAGGAATTCAGCTAGTTGCAGGGATCTAATGATGTTCGATCTGAGTAACTACAAAACAACAGATGTAATCTCAAAGGCTACGCTCTCCCTGTACTGGTATTATCCTGCAGGTAAGACACGTACTTCTGATACAGTAGTACAGATCTACAGACCAGCAGCTGACTGGGATCCAAGATATGTAAGCTGGACCAACCGTGCATCAAGCACTAAATGGACTACAGCAGGAGGTAATTGGTTTGATAAGAATAATGTTGCTCAGGGTGCTACACCGTATGCTTCACTAACATTCGCTGGCAGCAAAGTGCCTGACAACAAATACTATGATTTTGATGTTACTCAGCTTGTACAGGAATATGTAAGTGGCAAATACAAGAACACTGGATTCTTCCTGAAAGCAAAGACTGAGAGCGGCAATTACATTGCATTCTATAGCTCGGAGTGGACCAATGCAGCTCAAAGGCCAAAGTTAACTGTGATTTCGGGAACAAGTACTGGGGACCAAATGCCAGTTGCAAATGCAGGCGCCGATAAAACCGGTACTGTAGGTTCTGCAGTGACATTTGACGGAAGTGCTTCCATTGATGATAAGGGAATAGTATCTTATTCGTGGGACTTCGATGCATCAAATGGCATAACTTCAGAAGCAAGCACTGTTAGTGCTACAAAGACCTATACTACCGCAAGGACTTACACTGTAACACTTACTGTTACAGACACAATTGGCCAGAAGTCTACTGATACATTGCAGGTAGTTGTCAGTGCTGTACCACCTCCAACAAGTACAGTCTCTTATCCGCCTACTTATGACAACAGATTGCGGGATGCTACTCCAACTACACTTCTTTCCACTAGCACGTATGTTGACATTGGAAGAAGTACATCCAGTTTCAGGGATGTAATGCTGTTCGATCTAAGCAGCTATAAGACAACGGATACTATCTCCAAAGCGACTCTGTCACTTTATTGGTACTATCCTGCAGGCGCTACTCGCACATCTGACACTATAGTTGAGGTATACAGACCTCTTGAATGGAATCCACAGTATGTGACATGGAATTCAAGAATGTCTGGAGTCTTATGGAGCAATGCTGGAGGAAGCTGGTTTGATAAGAATAATGTTGCTCAGGGTGCGACACCTTATGCTTCTCTGACATTTGCAGGTAGCAAAGTTCCTGACAATAAATACTACGATTTCGATGTTACTCAGCTTGTACAGGAATACGTAAGTGGGAAGTACAAGAACACGGGCTTCTTCCTGAAAGCAAAGACCGAGAGCGGCAATTACATTGCATTCTATAGCTCTGAGTGGACTAATGCAGCACAGAGGCCAAAATTAACTGTGACTAAGGGAGCAAGTACTGGGGACCCAATGCCAGTTGCAAATGCAGGCGCCGATAAAACCGGTACTGTAGGTTCTGCAGTGACATTTGACGGAAGTGCTTCCATTGATGATAAGGGAATAGTATCTTATTCGTGGGACTTCGATGCATCAAATGGCATAACTTCAGAAGCAAGCACTGTTAGTGCTACAAAGACCTATACTACCGCAAGGACTTACACTGTAACACTTACTGTTACAGACACAATTGGCCAGAAATCTACTGATACATTGCAGGTAACTGTAAGTGGTACACCACCTCCAACAAGTACAGTATCTTATGCACCAACCTCTGACAACAGGTTACGTTCAGATACTCCATCTAGTGTTCTATCCACGACCACTTATCTTGACATAGGAAAGAGCACACCTGTTTGTAGAGATGTGATGATATTCGATCTGAGCAGTTATAAAACAACGGATATGATATCAAAGGCAACTCTGTCGTTGTATTGGTACTATCCTGCAGGTAAGACACGCACTTCTGATACAATCGTCGAAGTCTATAGACCTCTTGAATGGAATCCACAATATGTGACTTGGAATTCAAGAATGTCTGGTGTCTTATGGAGCAATGCTGGAGGAAGCTGGTATGATAAGAATAATGTTGCTCAGGGTGCTACACCGTATGCTTCACTAACATTTGCAGGTAGTAAAGTTCCTGACAACAAGTACTATGATTTTGATGTCACACAGCTTGTACAGGAATATGTAAGTGTCAAATACAAGAACACGGGCTTCTTCCTGAAAGCAAAGGTCGAGAGCGGCAATTACATTGCTTTTTACAGCTCGGAGTGGACCAATGCAGCTCAAAGACCGAAGTTGACCGTGACAAAAGCTTGA
- a CDS encoding ATP-binding protein — protein sequence MEFKNGWNPESILHSICAFANDFNNWGGGYIIVGIGEKEGLPVFPPSGLEIEQIDRIQKELHGMCNKLYLAYFPVVEPVYFQKKHVLIIWVPGGQNRPYKSPISLGKKNDYAYYIRRFSKTVKAKGDEERELLSMTASLPFDDRINHNASIDDLNFTLIKSHLKEIGSDLLTEADRIPFIDLCRRMNIVEGPDEYVKPKNVGLLFFNDEPHRYFKGAQIDIVEFKDEVGDSFTERIFTGPLRQQIVSVLAYIKNNILVENIRKVPDRAEAIRFFNYPYQAFEEALVNAVYHKSYEINEPVEVRIYSDKMEILSYPGPLPPLNKDNLMNENISSRRYRNRIIGDLLKELHLTEGRNTGFRKIRKSLMMNGSPEPVFRTDDERSYFLTVLRIHPEAQVEAQVEAQVEKVIGLTDTQAKILSECAIKPMSKREIAEILGHSNVSGNLKKAITELLSNGLLDYTIPEKPRSRLQRYQTTVSGRKLIKKD from the coding sequence ATCGAATTTAAAAATGGCTGGAACCCAGAATCAATTTTGCACAGCATCTGTGCATTTGCCAATGATTTTAATAACTGGGGTGGTGGCTATATTATTGTTGGGATAGGGGAAAAAGAAGGACTTCCTGTTTTCCCTCCTTCTGGGCTTGAAATTGAACAAATCGACAGGATACAGAAAGAACTACATGGCATGTGTAATAAACTGTATCTGGCATATTTTCCTGTTGTTGAACCTGTATACTTCCAGAAAAAGCATGTTTTGATCATCTGGGTACCTGGAGGACAAAATCGCCCTTATAAATCTCCTATTTCACTTGGTAAGAAAAATGACTATGCCTATTACATTAGGAGATTCTCAAAGACTGTAAAGGCAAAAGGCGATGAGGAAAGGGAACTGTTGTCTATGACTGCGTCACTACCATTTGATGATAGGATAAATCACAATGCAAGTATTGACGACCTGAACTTTACTCTTATCAAATCCCATCTTAAAGAGATAGGTAGCGATCTTCTCACAGAAGCTGATAGAATACCGTTCATAGACCTGTGCAGAAGGATGAACATTGTAGAAGGACCTGATGAATATGTTAAGCCAAAAAACGTGGGTCTTTTATTCTTTAACGATGAACCCCACAGGTACTTTAAGGGAGCACAGATAGATATTGTTGAGTTCAAGGATGAGGTAGGAGATAGCTTCACAGAGAGAATTTTCACAGGTCCTCTGAGGCAGCAGATAGTTTCTGTTCTAGCATACATAAAGAACAATATCCTTGTTGAGAATATAAGGAAAGTACCTGACAGGGCAGAAGCGATACGCTTTTTCAATTACCCATACCAAGCTTTCGAAGAAGCCCTTGTGAATGCGGTCTATCACAAAAGTTATGAGATAAATGAGCCCGTAGAGGTCAGGATATACTCTGACAAAATGGAGATACTCAGTTACCCGGGACCACTTCCTCCTCTTAATAAAGACAATCTGATGAATGAAAATATCTCTTCAAGACGATACAGAAACAGGATAATAGGAGATTTACTTAAAGAACTACATTTGACAGAAGGCAGAAATACTGGATTCCGGAAGATAAGAAAATCTCTTATGATGAACGGTTCCCCAGAACCTGTATTTAGGACAGATGACGAGAGGAGCTATTTCCTGACAGTTCTAAGGATACATCCTGAGGCCCAAGTCGAGGCCCAAGTCGAGGCCCAAGTCGAAAAGGTAATAGGATTGACTGATACTCAGGCAAAGATCCTATCTGAATGTGCTATAAAACCGATGTCTAAAAGAGAAATAGCTGAGATACTAGGCCATTCCAATGTGTCCGGGAACTTGAAAAAAGCTATAACAGAACTTCTAAGTAATGGGTTGCTCGATTATACGATACCTGAAAAACCAAGAAGCCGATTACAGCGGTATCAAACAACTGTTTCAGGCAGGAAACTCATTAAAAAAGACTGA
- the argC gene encoding N-acetyl-gamma-glutamyl-phosphate reductase: protein MLDIGIIGASGYTGGELMRLLFNHPQARVELATSRKLIGQKVSATHRHLKDMVDLEFENPDSQEIKDRCDVVFVAVPHGTAMEIVPKLLDDKVKVIDLSADYRLNPDVFEKVYGIKHQDPRHVVYGMPELHPEVKHEKFIANPGCFPTGATLAAAPLAQVSMIENVVFDSKTGVSGAGIEPSQASHYPNMAENVQPYKLTTHRHLAEFTQELQRLDNSLTRISFTPHIIPSVRGILTTAHIFTKGKLTQYDVMDLYAEMYQDKPFVRVVDGIPSLSAVRGSNFCDIGFEVDTRNNRVVVISAIDNLVKGASGQAIQNMNIMCGLGETTGLWMSGVAP, encoded by the coding sequence ATGCTTGACATAGGAATCATCGGTGCATCAGGTTACACAGGCGGCGAGCTTATGCGCTTGCTGTTTAACCACCCGCAGGCCAGGGTCGAACTTGCTACATCCCGTAAGTTGATCGGCCAGAAAGTATCTGCTACTCACAGGCATCTCAAGGACATGGTGGACCTGGAGTTTGAAAACCCCGATTCACAGGAAATAAAAGATAGGTGTGATGTGGTCTTTGTAGCTGTGCCTCATGGCACTGCCATGGAGATCGTACCAAAGCTCCTCGACGACAAAGTGAAGGTAATTGATCTGAGTGCTGATTATCGTCTTAATCCAGATGTCTTTGAGAAAGTGTACGGTATTAAACACCAGGATCCGCGTCATGTGGTCTATGGAATGCCGGAGTTGCATCCGGAAGTGAAGCACGAAAAGTTCATAGCCAATCCTGGTTGTTTTCCAACAGGTGCCACTCTTGCAGCCGCTCCCCTTGCGCAGGTTTCTATGATCGAAAATGTCGTATTTGATTCGAAGACCGGTGTTTCAGGTGCTGGTATTGAACCGAGTCAGGCTTCACACTATCCAAACATGGCCGAGAATGTTCAGCCGTACAAACTGACAACTCACAGGCATCTGGCCGAGTTCACTCAGGAGCTACAGCGTCTGGATAATTCTCTTACCAGGATCAGTTTCACACCTCATATTATTCCCTCCGTGAGGGGCATACTTACTACAGCTCACATCTTTACCAAAGGCAAGCTTACACAATATGATGTCATGGACCTGTACGCAGAAATGTATCAGGACAAGCCTTTTGTCAGAGTGGTGGATGGTATTCCCTCTCTTAGTGCAGTAAGAGGCTCCAATTTTTGCGATATAGGCTTTGAAGTGGATACCCGTAATAATCGCGTAGTTGTTATCTCCGCGATCGACAACCTGGTAAAGGGAGCTTCAGGACAGGCTATACAGAATATGAACATCATGTGTGGCTTAGGTGAAACTACCGGTTTGTGGATGTCAGGTGTAGCCCCTTAA
- the pfkC gene encoding ADP-specific phosphofructokinase: MDIQEWEKRYSTAFSSISDVLGDINGIFVAYNSNVDAIKHVTEKDIHKLISIVGAKAVQQRIAGYPREVQDPVDLLARLVIAMRDGKAAEVPTYTTDIHQWLMDNLVFDKARMGGQAGIISNLLANLGIKNVITYVPWLSREQAEYFVDSPNLKYPVIEDGVLKLRHPSEAYDPDQRPKVNWILEFSKGTKVEYYEDSFEVPRDNRLIISSRPSWLRIDMSEQLYDQIPHMNGVIDGAILAGYQMIKEKYEDGTTYRDYVKKAVQVIKRLKEGNPDMRIHVEFTSIQNKVIRKTILKDIVYKHVSSLGLDTVEVANALNVLGHEELAYAVISKGENSISALYEGAVKLLCELKLERVHIHCLGFYICVACRDFPLSVEEHRDALMFSSTLAAAQALHGGIGSLREGEIGLSVPISSQGHHDLDQLEKYLVRRDVCTGTEFEDGCVCALTHDLIVIPSKVVPDPVATVGIGDTISAGAFVAILAMLKKKNEAN, translated from the coding sequence ATGGACATACAAGAATGGGAGAAGCGTTATTCTACGGCCTTTTCCAGTATCAGTGATGTACTTGGTGACATTAATGGTATCTTTGTAGCATACAACAGTAATGTAGATGCTATAAAGCATGTCACTGAAAAAGATATCCATAAGCTCATTTCCATAGTGGGTGCCAAGGCGGTGCAGCAAAGGATAGCAGGATATCCACGTGAAGTTCAGGATCCGGTGGACCTTCTGGCGAGGCTTGTGATAGCCATGCGCGATGGCAAAGCTGCCGAAGTGCCTACCTATACTACTGATATCCACCAGTGGCTCATGGATAATCTGGTATTCGATAAAGCCCGTATGGGAGGTCAGGCTGGCATCATTTCTAACTTGCTTGCCAATCTTGGAATTAAAAATGTTATAACCTATGTTCCATGGTTGTCCAGGGAACAAGCAGAATATTTTGTTGATTCTCCTAATCTCAAATATCCGGTAATTGAGGATGGTGTGCTCAAACTGAGACATCCCTCAGAGGCCTATGATCCGGACCAGCGTCCTAAGGTAAACTGGATACTTGAATTCTCAAAAGGTACTAAGGTTGAATATTATGAAGACAGTTTTGAAGTTCCCAGAGATAATCGTTTGATCATTTCTTCACGACCATCCTGGCTGCGCATAGATATGAGCGAGCAGCTATACGATCAGATTCCGCATATGAATGGAGTTATCGATGGTGCTATACTCGCAGGTTATCAGATGATAAAGGAGAAATATGAGGATGGGACCACTTACCGTGATTATGTGAAAAAGGCTGTGCAGGTTATCAAAAGGCTTAAGGAAGGCAACCCTGATATGCGCATACATGTGGAGTTTACTTCTATCCAGAACAAGGTCATAAGAAAAACGATCCTTAAGGATATTGTGTACAAGCATGTGTCTTCTTTAGGACTGGATACTGTTGAGGTGGCTAACGCTCTTAATGTACTGGGCCATGAGGAGCTTGCATATGCTGTTATCAGCAAAGGCGAGAATAGTATCTCTGCCCTGTACGAGGGTGCTGTTAAGCTCTTATGTGAACTGAAACTTGAAAGGGTCCATATTCATTGCCTAGGGTTCTATATCTGTGTGGCTTGCAGGGATTTCCCCCTTAGCGTTGAAGAGCACAGAGATGCTTTGATGTTCTCGTCTACTCTTGCAGCAGCCCAGGCATTGCATGGTGGCATTGGTAGTCTCCGGGAAGGGGAAATCGGTCTCAGTGTCCCAATATCCAGCCAGGGACATCATGATCTTGATCAACTTGAAAAATATCTTGTCAGAAGAGATGTCTGTACCGGGACCGAGTTCGAGGATGGTTGCGTATGTGCGCTTACCCATGACCTTATTGTCATCCCCTCAAAAGTGGTACCTGACCCTGTGGCTACTGTGGGTATCGGGGACACCATTTCAGCAGGTGCTTTTGTAGCGATCCTTGCTATGCTCAAGAAAAAGAATGAAGCTAACTGA